The following coding sequences are from one Longimicrobiaceae bacterium window:
- a CDS encoding immunoglobulin-like domain-containing protein produces the protein MRTMLAMCTVLTLAACGQGMQAGEASDITLSVEPTSAAPGDSVELVLRNNSSSDVGYNLCSSGLERRVESGWEQVPSDRLCTMELRTLPPGDEARYTLQLPADLAPGEYQAITNAGPVDGGGGPIRSGSFQVTP, from the coding sequence ATGCGAACGATGCTGGCGATGTGCACCGTACTCACCCTCGCCGCGTGCGGGCAGGGGATGCAGGCGGGAGAAGCAAGCGACATCACTCTGTCGGTGGAACCGACGAGCGCCGCGCCCGGCGATTCGGTGGAGCTCGTGCTGCGCAACAACTCGTCCAGCGATGTGGGATACAACCTCTGCTCCAGCGGGCTCGAGCGGCGGGTCGAGTCGGGCTGGGAGCAGGTCCCCTCCGATCGCCTCTGCACGATGGAGCTTCGTACCCTGCCCCCCGGCGACGAAGCTCGCTACACGCTCCAGCTCCCGGCGGATCTTGCCCCGGGGGAATACCAGGCTATCACCAACGCCGGCCCGGTGGACGGTGGAGGGGGGCCAATCCGTAGCGGAAGCTTCCAGGTTACCCCATAG
- a CDS encoding alpha/beta family hydrolase — translation MHAGSGPTGEEREIHIPAAGVELAANLVVPEHASGIVLFAHGSGSSRHSPRNRRVARQLQQAGFATLLMDLLTEAEEQVDAHTRQHRFDIPLLAERLAGATGWVGRYHATQALPVGYFGASTGGAAALVAATELPVRVEAVVSRGGRPDLAGEALGRVRAPTLLIVGGLDTVVIDLNREAMAKMTQAEVRLEIVPGASHLFEEPGALDEVARLAIDWFRTHLVTPPDRRGAASASPGK, via the coding sequence ATGCACGCCGGTTCCGGGCCGACGGGTGAAGAGCGGGAGATCCACATTCCCGCAGCGGGGGTCGAGCTAGCCGCGAACCTGGTGGTGCCGGAGCACGCCTCCGGGATCGTTCTGTTTGCCCATGGCAGTGGCAGCAGCCGGCACAGTCCGCGCAACCGACGCGTTGCCCGACAACTCCAGCAGGCCGGGTTCGCCACGCTGTTGATGGATCTGCTCACGGAGGCGGAGGAGCAGGTGGACGCGCACACCCGTCAGCATCGCTTCGACATCCCGCTGCTGGCGGAGCGGCTCGCAGGGGCGACGGGATGGGTCGGTCGCTACCACGCCACACAGGCGCTGCCGGTTGGTTATTTCGGCGCCAGCACGGGCGGGGCTGCCGCGCTGGTCGCCGCGACGGAGCTGCCGGTGCGCGTGGAGGCGGTGGTATCCCGCGGGGGTCGGCCCGATCTCGCGGGAGAGGCGCTCGGAAGGGTGCGTGCGCCCACCCTGCTCATCGTGGGTGGCCTCGACACGGTCGTGATCGACCTGAACCGGGAGGCCATGGCGAAGATGACGCAGGCCGAGGTGCGCCTGGAGATCGTGCCGGGGGCGAGCCACCTCTTCGAGGAGCCCGGTGCGCTGGACGAGGTGGCGCGGCTGGCGATCGACTGGTTCCGCACCCACCTGGTCACCCCTCCGGATCGGCGCGGGGCGGCGTCAGCCAGTCCGGGGAAGTAA
- a CDS encoding glycosyltransferase N-terminal domain-containing protein, which translates to MPSSLTESIYTLALRALRPGLPLLAKGQGKLARGIRGRQGVLQRMEQWSAKQRNPERPLLWFHAPSVGEGLQARAVIEAVRERRPEVQIVYTFFSPSAERFAQSVPADFTDYLPFDLPGPSARAIDLLRPRLMAFSKTDVWPNLTLAAERRGIPMVLLSATLPASSSRVGPMARLLLGPAYRRLARVAAISEADASRFEAFGVPEERRSVMGDARFDQVLARTVTARESRWPALLGSDDHLVLVAGSTWPPDEDVLLPALRDARGGAPPVRVILVPHEPTEQHLERSAAQLERLGLTHQRLAEVERDRVTSEVVLVDRVGVLGDLYAVADLAYVGGGWGSAGLHSVLEPAAFGVPVLFGPRHANAREAGELVRQGGAFSVASASELGDRLASLLRDEALRQRMGAAAAAYVEAGRGAAVRGAECVIAEAWL; encoded by the coding sequence ATGCCCTCATCGCTCACGGAATCAATATACACCCTCGCTCTGCGCGCGCTCCGACCCGGGCTGCCGCTGCTCGCCAAGGGGCAGGGGAAGCTTGCCCGCGGCATCCGCGGGCGACAGGGGGTGTTGCAGCGCATGGAGCAGTGGAGCGCGAAGCAACGGAACCCCGAACGTCCTCTGCTGTGGTTTCACGCTCCCAGCGTGGGCGAAGGGTTGCAGGCGCGAGCGGTCATTGAGGCGGTGCGCGAGCGTCGGCCGGAGGTGCAGATCGTCTACACCTTCTTCTCGCCCTCGGCGGAGCGCTTCGCGCAGAGCGTTCCCGCCGACTTCACCGACTATCTACCGTTCGACCTGCCCGGACCGTCCGCCCGCGCGATCGACCTGCTCCGCCCGCGGCTGATGGCCTTCTCCAAGACGGATGTCTGGCCCAACCTCACCCTCGCGGCGGAGCGGCGAGGGATTCCGATGGTGCTGTTGAGCGCCACCCTGCCCGCCAGCTCTTCGCGGGTGGGACCGATGGCCCGCCTGCTGCTCGGACCGGCCTACCGCCGCCTTGCCCGGGTGGCGGCGATCTCGGAGGCCGACGCTTCCCGCTTCGAAGCCTTCGGCGTGCCCGAGGAGCGCCGCTCGGTGATGGGTGATGCTCGCTTCGACCAGGTGCTCGCCCGGACGGTGACCGCGCGCGAGTCTCGCTGGCCGGCGCTGCTGGGCTCCGATGACCACCTCGTCCTGGTGGCGGGCTCCACCTGGCCCCCGGATGAGGACGTGCTCCTCCCTGCCCTGCGCGACGCGCGGGGCGGGGCACCGCCGGTCCGGGTGATCCTCGTTCCGCACGAGCCCACCGAACAGCACCTCGAGCGCAGCGCCGCGCAGCTGGAGCGCCTGGGACTCACACATCAACGCCTGGCCGAAGTTGAGCGCGACCGCGTAACCAGCGAAGTCGTGCTCGTCGATCGCGTCGGGGTGCTCGGGGACCTGTATGCGGTTGCGGACCTGGCGTACGTGGGCGGGGGATGGGGATCGGCCGGCCTGCACTCGGTGCTCGAGCCGGCGGCGTTCGGGGTGCCCGTCCTTTTCGGCCCGCGTCACGCCAACGCCCGCGAGGCGGGCGAGCTGGTCCGTCAGGGGGGTGCGTTTTCGGTGGCGAGCGCCTCCGAGCTGGGCGACCGGCTGGCGTCTCTCCTCCGTGACGAAGCGTTGCGTCAGCGGATGGGCGCCGCGGCGGCGGCCTACGTGGAAGCAGGGCGCGGAGCGGCCGTCCGCGGAGCCGAATGCGTCATCGCCGAGGCATGGCTCTAG